The Stutzerimonas stutzeri DNA window AGGTATTCCTGCGTGCGCTTGGACTCGGTGAAGATGATGGCCTTCCTGGGCGCGCCTAGCCGATCCAGTTCGGCGAAGGCTCGATCCAGCGCGGTGAACAGTGCCTTGCCCTTCGCGTTGTCCCGGATGTTGGTTGCCAGCGTTTTGAAGTGGCGAAGCTCGTCGATCTCCTCCGCGATGGCATCGCGTTCCAAGCGGCTCGGTGCTGCGACGTCTGAGCCTTGGTCGTTCCACTCATCGGCGGTTTCGTCGAGCGACTCGTAGTCCTCATCGAGTTCCTCGGCCAGATCGGGAACCTCGGTGGTTTTGTCGAGCACACCCTGGAGGCGCTTGGCCATTGTCTCCAGCGCACCCGCAATCGCGTGCGTGCTGGAGGCAAGCAGCTTCCACAGCACGAGTGAAATCAGTTGGCGCTGCCCCTCGGGCAGGGCCTTGAGGTTGGGGCGGCGCAGGTAATCGGCGACGAGCCTGGAAAGTTCCTGCTCTTCGCTCGACGGCGTGAACTCCTCGACGATGGCCTTGCGCGCTGTGTACGACACGTAGGGCTGAACCTGTTTGCGCAGGGTGCGCTTGCAGATGGGGGCCAGCCGGTCACGCAGGCTGCTGAAGGATTGCTCTCTGCCAGTGAATTGCGAGCGGAAGCTATCAAGGTCTCCGAACACGCGGTCATCGATGAAGCTGACCAGCCCATAGAGTTCGAGCAGCGAGTTCTGCAACGGCGTCGCGGTCAGAAGCACCTTGGAGTGAACGCGCGACAACGCCTCCTTGAGGGTCTTGGCGATGACGTTGCTGGTTTTGTAGACGTTGCGCAGGCGATGCGCTTCGTCGAGGACGACCAAGTCCCAATCGATGCCCTTGACATCGTCAGCCTTGGCCTTCGCGAACTGGTAGGAACAGATGATCGGACCGGAGGCGAACAGGAACGGGTTCCGCTGCTCCTGTTTGCGGATCGCGTTGTAGCTTTTGGCTTCGAGGATCAGCCCTTGCAGGCCGAACTTGTCCTGCAGCTCTTGGTGCCATTGCTTGCGCAGGTTCGCTGGAACGATGATGAGCACCTTCCGCCGCCGTTCCGCCCAGCGTTGGGAGATGACCAAGCCGGCTTCGATGGTCTTGCCTAGACCAACCTCGTCGGCGAGGATCACGCCGCGTGAGAGGGGGTTGCGGCAAGCGAAGAGCGCGGCCTCGACCTGATGGGGATTCAGATCGACCTGCGAATCGACCAAAGTCGAAGCCAGCGACTCCACGGAGTCGCCTGCTGCACGCCTGGTCAGCAGCCAAGCAAAGTACTGGCTCTGGTGCGGCGTCAGAAGCTGCTGTGTCGTCAACGGCGATCCTCCCCTTGTTCTTCCCCGAGCGTGATTCGGCGGCTGGCATGGTCCGCGCTCACTCGGCCTCCGGCTTCTTCTTGTTGATGCTTTCGGCGATCCACCGATCCAGCTCCGAGCGGCGAAAGCGCCAGGTTCCCCCAAGCTTGAACGCTGGAATCTCTCCTTTCTGGGCAAGGCGATAGACCGTCCGTTTGCCGGCTTTGAGGTAGGCCGCGACTTCCTCCAGCGTGAGGATCTCGCTCTCGACTTCACTCATCTGAAAACCATCTGGTTTGGTCTTTCGTGACTTTGGATTGCCAAGTTTGCTCAATTCTACCAAAGGGTGGTAGGCGCTAGCCAACAAGAAATCCACCAGGCATTGCGCGAATGTCGGCCAGCGCGACCAACAAATCCGGTCATGCCGTAGTTCCCATTCCCTGCGGCGCGAAGCGAGGGCGCGCCACAGCATCTGGCCATCCGCTTCAACGGGGAATGGCACGATGGGACAGACCAACCGCCGCACATCCGCATGGCCTGCGCTTGCCGTGGTGTTGGCTGTGTCGTTCTCGGCGCTGCAGCCTGCCGCCGCTGCCGACAGCCTCGCCTCGGAGCGTGAGCAGCTCGCCGCGCTTGCCCGCCAACTCGACCTGATCGACCGCCTCGCCGAGCACGCCGCCAATACCGCTCCGCAGGAGCGCGCCCGCTACCACTTCGACTACGCCCAACTGCGTGCCGACCTGAAGCGCGTTCGCGCCGGCCTGGAGGACTACCTCGTGCCCCAGCGCGCCCAGCCGCGCGATCCCGTCCCGCTGGCCGGCGATTACGTCCGCCGTGACCGCGCCGACGACGACGACGAGGAGCCATCGCCATGACGCCCTCTGCCGATCAGGTCGCCGCCTTCCAGGCCAACGGCGGCTTCGCGCCTTCGGCCGTCTCTGCCGTGGTGCTCGCTTTCGTGTTCGCCGTGTTGCTGCTGTGGGGCGTGTGGGCCATGCGCACCGCCTACGTCGGCTGGGCCGAGCACCGCATCACCGAGCGTCAGTTTCTCGCCGTCGTCGTGCGCTTCGTGGCGATGTACCTGGTACTGACCTTCTTCCTCCTCTCCTGACCGTCACGAAAGGCCAAACGCCATGAACACGTCATCGACATCCCATCGCATTCCGTCCCGCATCGCCGCACCGCTGCTGCCGCTGGCGCTCGCGGGCCTGCCGCTGTCGGCCTTCGCGCAGGGCCTGCCGACCATGGAGGACCCTTCGCGCGGCCAGGGCAGCGGCATCCTGCAGACCTTGCAGAACTACGGCTACGACATCGTGCTGCTGATCGCGCTGCTGGTGGTCGCCTCGATGTTCGTCGGTGTCTGCTATCACGCCTACACGCGCTACTCGGAGATCCACACCGGCCGCGCCACCTGGGGCCAGTTCGGCCTGACGGTCGCCGTGGGCGCGATCCTGCTGGTGGTCGGCATCTGGCTGCTCACCAAGGCCACCGGCGTGCTGTGAGGGCGGCAAGCGATGGCCGTCCCCTCGGAGACCCCGCAAGACACGCTGGTGAGCTTCCTGCCGCACCGGCTGAATCGCCAGCCGGTGGTCGTGCGCGGGCTGACCGCCGACGAGTTGTGGATCTGCGCCGGCCTGTCGGCCGCAGCCGGATTCGCACTCGGCCTGCCGCTGGCCTGGCTCACGCACAGCATCGCCATGGTGCCGACGCTGATCGTCGCCGGCATCGCGCTGGGCGTCTTCGTCGGCGGTGGTTTTCTGCGCGCACAGAAGCGCGGCCGGCCCGACACCTGGCTCTACCGACAGCTCCAGTGGCGGCTGGCATTGCGGCACCCGGCGCTGGCAGCGCTCCTGGGCGGGCAGCGCCTCATCACCCGCTCGGGCTACTGGACGACCCGGCGCAACGCCAATCGAGGTGCGCCATGAGCCGTTTCAGGAACGAGGTTGCGCACCTGCAGGCGCACGTGAAGACGCTGCGTCTGGGGGCCGGCGCGTTGTTCGCGGTGGCGCTGCTGCTCGGCTTCGGCTGGTGGAGTGCGCCGAAGAGTCTGACCATCCATGTGCCGCCGGACTTGCGCTCGGGCAGCATGCGCAAGTGGTGGGACGTGCCGCCCGAGAGCGTGTATGCCTTCTCGTTCTACATCTGGCAGCAGGTACAGCGTTGGCCCACGAACGGCGAAGAAGACTATCCGCGCAACCTGCGCGCGCTGTCGGCCTACCTGACGCCGAGCTGCCGGGCCTTCCTGCAACAGGACTACGAGTACCGGCGCGCCAGTGGCGAGCTGCGTCAGCGCGTGCGCGGCATCTACGAGATTCCCGGCCGCGGCTACGGCGATGATCCGGCCACGCGCGTCAAGGTGCTCTCCGACCGCGATTGGATCGTCACGCTCGACGTGAGCGCGGACGAATACTACGGCTCCGAGCAGGTCAAGCGTGCCCTGGTGCGCTACCCCATCAAGGTCGTCCGGCTGGACATCGACCCCGAGCGCAACCCCTTTGGCCTGGCGCTGGACTGCTACGCCAGCGCGCCCCAGCGCATCGAAACGCCGCCGACGCCGACCCAGGCCGGCGCGCCCGCCAACGCCTCCGGCCACCTGCAGGGAGACTCCCCATGAAGCCCGTTGCCTTGTCGGCCCTGGCCGGCGTCCTGCTGATCCTCGGTGTCGTGCCGGCCAGCCAGGCCGTGGAAATCCTGCGCTGGGAGCGGCTGCCCCTGCCGGTGCCGCTGGTGGTCGGCCAGGAGCGCGTGGTCTTCATCGACCGCAATGTGCGCGTCGGCGTACCGGCCAGCGTCGGCGACCATCTGCGCGTGCAGAGTGCGGGCGGCGCGATCTACCTGCGGGCGAGCGAGCCGATTCCGCCCACGCGGCTGCAACTGCAGGACGTGGAATCCGGCGCGCTGATCCTGCTCGACATCGCCGCCGAGCCGGCGAAGGACGGCCAGGCGCCGCTGGAGCCGGTGCGCATCGTGGAAGCGGAGGCCCCCGCGAAGCGCTACGGCGGCGGTGCAGCAAGTGGCGCGGACGAGCAGGCCGATGCGCCCGCAGACAAATCCGTTCCCCGGCGCGAAACGCCGGTATCGGTCGTGTTGACGCGCCATGCCGCACAGAACCTGTACGCGCCGCTGCGCACCGTCGAGCCAGTCGCCGGCATCGGGCGCGTGAACCTGCGCCGCGGCCTCGCGCTGGACACCTTGCTGCCGACGCTGCCGGTGCAGGCGCGGGCACTGGCCGCGTGGCGCCTGGAAGACCAGTGGGTGACGGCCGTGCGACTCACCAACACCGCCGCGCGTTGGCTCGACCTCGACCCGCGCGCCCTGCAGGGGAACTTCGTGGCGGCGACCTTCCAGCATCCGAACCTGGGTCCGGCCGGCACTCCGTCCGACACCACGGTGCTCTACCTGGTCACGCGCGGCCACGGCCTGGCCGAGTCGCTGCTGCCGGCGCTGAGCCCGATCGATGCCACCGCGAACCTGCCGCCGGCCGCCGCGGCCGGCTCGACCGGAGGCGCGCGCGATGAAAAGTAATCCGCTGCTCAAGTGGCTGCTGATCCCGATGGCGCTGCTGCTGGTGTTCGTCGGCGTCAAACTGTTCTCCGGCGCCCCCGGCGGCCAGCCCGCCCCCAAGGGCGCGGCCAGTACGCTCACGCCCGAGGAGATGAAAGCCCTGGGCATCGCCGGCGACACGCCGCGCGATACCGTCGCCACGCTGGTGGCCCAGGTGAAGCAGTTGCGCACCGAGCTGCAGAGCGCGCTCGGCGACAACAAGCAGCACAAGGCCGAGAACGAGCGCCTGCGTGCCCGGGAAAGCGCGATCGACCAGCGCATCCAGAGCGCGCTGGAAGGCGAACGCAACCGCCTGGAGCAGGAGCGCACCCAGGTGGCCAGCGACAGGCAGCAGACCCAGGGGCTGCTGCAGGATCTGCAGCGGCAACTGGACGGCCTTGCCGGCAAGGGTGGCCCGTCCGACCTGCCCGTCGGGCTGGGGCTGGAAGAGGGTGACGGCAAGCGCTTCAACCGCGGCGTCGGTGGTACGCAGTGGGTCGAGCCCGACGATGCCAAGGTCGACGCCAAGAACGCCAGCAAGGAGCCGAGCTTTCCCCTGAGCTTCGGGCCGGCCCAGAAAAGCCTGTCGGCCGCAGCGGAATCCGTCGCCGACGTCGGCAGCCGCGCGGTGGGTGCCTCCACGAAGGCGGTCTACACCGTGCCGTCGAACTCGACGCTCATGGGGTCGATTGCCATGACGGCGCTGATCGGGCGCGTGCCGATCGATGGAACGGTCAACGACCCGTACCCGTTCAAGGTGCTGATCGGCCCGGATAACCTCACGGCCAACGGCATCGACATCCCCGACGTGGCCGGCGCCGTGGTCAGCGGCACGGCCTCGGGCGACTGGACGCTCTCGTGCGTGCGCGGGCAAATCCGCTCGGTCACGTTCGTGTTCCAGGACGGCACCATCCGCACGGTGCCGGAGGACAGCGGCAAGGGCGGCAGCAGCGGCGGCAACTCGGGTCACAACGGCGCCAGCATCCAGGGCGGCCTGGGCTGGATCAGCGACCCCTACGGCATTCCCTGCGTCAGCGGCGAGCGGCGCAGCAACGCCCAGCAGTACCTGGGCAGTCAGGCGCTCATCACCGCGGCCGGCGCCGGCGCGGCCTCGCTCATCAAGTCCGACAACGGCAGCGTGGCCGTGGTCGCCAACAGCAACGGCTCGCTGGGCACCGTCGGCATCAGCGGCAACGAAGCGATGGGCCGCATCCTCGCGGGCGGCGTGCGCGACATGGCCGATTGGGTCAACAAGCTCTACGGCCAGGCCTTCGCGGCGGTCTACGTGCAGCCCGGCGCCAAGGTGGCCGTGCATCTGGAGCAGCCGCTCGACATCGACTACGACGCCAAGGGGCGTCGGGTTCACCACCGCACCGGAGAAGCCCATGCCTCGGATCTGGATTGACGCGGCCGCCGTGCTGCTGGCGGCCACCCTGCTCGGCGGCTGCGCTACCAGCAAGGAGAAGCTGCTGCCGCACGGCGACAGCACCATGCTCGACATCTGGCATCGGGAGACCGGCGGCAGCGCGGGCGGCGGCCAGGCCGCGCGGCAACTGCTCGATGCGCGCCAGGGCCTGCGCCGGCCGCTGGCCGAGGCCGATGTGCAGGCGGCGCCCGGCGTGCAGGCGCGCTACACCCGCACCGCGCAGAACGAGATTTACCGCCAGTTCCACCGCCTGCCGAACCCCGACCTGGTGATGTACGTGTTCCCGCACCTGGCGGGCACCGACCCGGTTCCGGTGCCCGGCTACAGCACGGTGTTCCCGCTCTACCAGCGCGTGCAGTACGCGATGCCGGGCGAGCGCGTGGAGGACTACTGATGGCCTGGTCGCTGTCGTGGTCACGCAAGGGCGACGCATCGCCTGCTGACGCCGTGGATGCGACCGATGATGCCTGGGCACGGCACGTGGCGGCCTTGGTGGCACAGGGTGTCGCCGAGCCGGGCAGCGCGCTCGGCCGGGGCCGGCGCAGGCCGGCCACCCAGGCCGACCACGATGCGCTCTATGGCGTCGCGCCGTCGTTCGCGGACTTGCTGCCCTGGGTCGAGTACCTGCCCGGCAGCAAGTGCATGTTGCTGGAAGATGGCCAGTCGGTGGCGGCCTTCTTCGAGCTGGCGCCGGTCGGCACCGAGGGCCGCGAGATGGCCTGGCTATGGCAGGCGCGCGATGCGCTGGAGAACGCCCTGCAGGACTCCTTCGACGAGTTGGACGACAACCCCTGGGTGGTGCAGCTCTACGCCCAGGACGAGGCCGACTGGGACAACTATCTGCGCTCCCTGGCG harbors:
- a CDS encoding RAQPRD family integrative conjugative element protein, translated to MGQTNRRTSAWPALAVVLAVSFSALQPAAAADSLASEREQLAALARQLDLIDRLAEHAANTAPQERARYHFDYAQLRADLKRVRAGLEDYLVPQRAQPRDPVPLAGDYVRRDRADDDDEEPSP
- a CDS encoding TIGR03758 family integrating conjugative element protein — translated: MTPSADQVAAFQANGGFAPSAVSAVVLAFVFAVLLLWGVWAMRTAYVGWAEHRITERQFLAVVVRFVAMYLVLTFFLLS
- a CDS encoding TIGR03745 family integrating conjugative element membrane protein; translation: MNTSSTSHRIPSRIAAPLLPLALAGLPLSAFAQGLPTMEDPSRGQGSGILQTLQNYGYDIVLLIALLVVASMFVGVCYHAYTRYSEIHTGRATWGQFGLTVAVGAILLVVGIWLLTKATGVL
- a CDS encoding TIGR03750 family conjugal transfer protein; amino-acid sequence: MAVPSETPQDTLVSFLPHRLNRQPVVVRGLTADELWICAGLSAAAGFALGLPLAWLTHSIAMVPTLIVAGIALGVFVGGGFLRAQKRGRPDTWLYRQLQWRLALRHPALAALLGGQRLITRSGYWTTRRNANRGAP
- a CDS encoding PFL_4703 family integrating conjugative element protein — protein: MSRFRNEVAHLQAHVKTLRLGAGALFAVALLLGFGWWSAPKSLTIHVPPDLRSGSMRKWWDVPPESVYAFSFYIWQQVQRWPTNGEEDYPRNLRALSAYLTPSCRAFLQQDYEYRRASGELRQRVRGIYEIPGRGYGDDPATRVKVLSDRDWIVTLDVSADEYYGSEQVKRALVRYPIKVVRLDIDPERNPFGLALDCYASAPQRIETPPTPTQAGAPANASGHLQGDSP
- a CDS encoding TIGR03749 family integrating conjugative element protein, which encodes MKPVALSALAGVLLILGVVPASQAVEILRWERLPLPVPLVVGQERVVFIDRNVRVGVPASVGDHLRVQSAGGAIYLRASEPIPPTRLQLQDVESGALILLDIAAEPAKDGQAPLEPVRIVEAEAPAKRYGGGAASGADEQADAPADKSVPRRETPVSVVLTRHAAQNLYAPLRTVEPVAGIGRVNLRRGLALDTLLPTLPVQARALAAWRLEDQWVTAVRLTNTAARWLDLDPRALQGNFVAATFQHPNLGPAGTPSDTTVLYLVTRGHGLAESLLPALSPIDATANLPPAAAAGSTGGARDEK
- a CDS encoding TIGR03752 family integrating conjugative element protein, with the protein product MKSNPLLKWLLIPMALLLVFVGVKLFSGAPGGQPAPKGAASTLTPEEMKALGIAGDTPRDTVATLVAQVKQLRTELQSALGDNKQHKAENERLRARESAIDQRIQSALEGERNRLEQERTQVASDRQQTQGLLQDLQRQLDGLAGKGGPSDLPVGLGLEEGDGKRFNRGVGGTQWVEPDDAKVDAKNASKEPSFPLSFGPAQKSLSAAAESVADVGSRAVGASTKAVYTVPSNSTLMGSIAMTALIGRVPIDGTVNDPYPFKVLIGPDNLTANGIDIPDVAGAVVSGTASGDWTLSCVRGQIRSVTFVFQDGTIRTVPEDSGKGGSSGGNSGHNGASIQGGLGWISDPYGIPCVSGERRSNAQQYLGSQALITAAGAGAASLIKSDNGSVAVVANSNGSLGTVGISGNEAMGRILAGGVRDMADWVNKLYGQAFAAVYVQPGAKVAVHLEQPLDIDYDAKGRRVHHRTGEAHASDLD
- a CDS encoding TIGR03751 family conjugal transfer lipoprotein, producing the protein MPRIWIDAAAVLLAATLLGGCATSKEKLLPHGDSTMLDIWHRETGGSAGGGQAARQLLDARQGLRRPLAEADVQAAPGVQARYTRTAQNEIYRQFHRLPNPDLVMYVFPHLAGTDPVPVPGYSTVFPLYQRVQYAMPGERVEDY